One Palaemon carinicauda isolate YSFRI2023 chromosome 5, ASM3689809v2, whole genome shotgun sequence DNA window includes the following coding sequences:
- the LOC137640788 gene encoding serine/threonine-protein kinase fray2-like — protein sequence MKDLTRPTKVTPEWVGDSPLTRASTCLARESPDERRTVSRRPKSRPRDNQSAQWRDSSLTMGSLDRYPHREDARGRAPPSCRPKSRPRDTQSAQRRESPSRMGSLDRCPHREATRGRASPSSNLTEEPISPKNPSRRREVPDDDERRSRGTRQHEGARGQASPHRSEEGECETSTVEDSAYKKVLAMIKGYNNLVEPAPQEVEL from the coding sequence ATGAAGGACCTGACCAGACCCACTAAAGTGACACCTGAGTGGGTGGGAGACAGTCCTCTCACAAGGGCCTCCACGTGTCTTGCCAGGGAGTCGCCCGATGAGAGGAGGACCGTGTCTCGCAGGCCTAAGTCCCGTCCGAGAGACAATCAATCCGCCCAGTGGAGGGATTCGTCATTGACGATGGGCAGCCTTGACAGGTACCCCCATCGAGAAGATGCACGAGGACGGGCACCTCCATCTTGCAGACCTAAGTCCCGTCCGagagacactcaatccgcccagcggagggagtcgccatcgaggatgggcagcctcgacaggtgcCCCCATCGAGAAGCTACACGAGGACGGGCATCTCCATCGAGCAATCTCACGGAGGagcccatctcacccaaaaaccCCTCGAGGAGGAGAGAAGTGCCGGACGACGACGAGAGAAGGAGCCGAGGGACCCGTCAACATGAAGGCGCCCGTGGCCAAGCCTCACCCCATCGTTCGGAGGAAGGAGAGTGCGAGACGTCGACGGTGGAGGACTCCGCTTACAAGAAAGTCCTAGCCATGATCAAGGGGTACAATAACTTGGTGGAACCTGCACCTCAGGAAGTGGAACTGTAG